In Thermomonas carbonis, a single genomic region encodes these proteins:
- a CDS encoding glycosyltransferase family 2 protein produces the protein MQQLVPGDDHRLLVLHGQLVAATRRNPPTIVGDGRASVAQLVARLNANRLADPMTARYLQQVKRELLIDRYLAAQGLDWNAIPTVDRRVALRGNANVSTGGGATDVLQQVHPHIRRMAEAIAANLGMASIGIDYLCSDISLSPEVAGGAIIEVNTTPGLDLHLADHGYSEEALGALVLGDGLGAIATVVVVDDDASSLRALATADFQVPGLGIVGNEWATLDGLQLTLAESGLHDRTARMLAQRSCNALLVLATVESIAREGFPVPASTLTLWCSENQGQGTLPAWGAARRCSMELQEVAAPSADAGLQSIARALTVAPMLPRAPSLRRDAQLRTLRRHRDTGGPAVFAIMRNESCLLPHFLDHYRALGVEDFHILDDNSSDGTREFLLEQPDCTVWATPAGFSEMLANGEKLLHHVRNAIPATLGTDRWVVGVDADEFLLLPSRFDGLLGAHGLLAHLDRQGWPCMLAEMVELYPRRLCDAFHVPLDAPPLQAPLWFDQDPTFERRDDGRPKKRAAGIRWRLQQMLLERHPTRHRAIYEGQNYALPALWKTPLAKTGNGVVYLNAHSCNRTPPSSMQLALAHLKYGPDLRPRVRDSLATKSHFMGSIEYRLLDAALELLADEDLLCEKSRVYEGGASLERAGMMFVKN, from the coding sequence GTGCAACAACTGGTGCCAGGTGACGATCATCGCCTGCTCGTGCTGCATGGCCAACTGGTTGCCGCCACGCGACGCAATCCCCCCACGATCGTAGGCGACGGGCGCGCCAGCGTGGCGCAACTCGTTGCCCGCCTGAACGCGAATCGCCTTGCCGATCCGATGACCGCCCGTTATCTGCAGCAGGTGAAACGCGAACTCCTCATCGATCGCTACCTCGCTGCACAAGGACTGGACTGGAACGCCATTCCCACCGTTGACCGGCGCGTCGCGCTGCGCGGCAATGCCAATGTGTCCACTGGCGGCGGAGCAACCGACGTGTTGCAGCAGGTACATCCGCATATCCGCCGCATGGCGGAGGCAATTGCCGCGAACCTCGGGATGGCCTCGATCGGGATCGACTACCTGTGCTCGGACATCTCGCTTTCGCCTGAGGTCGCCGGTGGCGCCATCATCGAGGTCAACACCACACCCGGACTCGATCTCCATCTCGCGGATCATGGCTACAGTGAGGAAGCCTTGGGCGCACTGGTACTCGGGGACGGACTGGGGGCGATCGCGACCGTTGTGGTAGTGGACGACGACGCCTCGTCCCTGCGCGCGTTGGCGACCGCCGACTTCCAGGTACCCGGCCTCGGCATCGTCGGCAACGAGTGGGCCACGCTCGATGGACTGCAACTCACGCTAGCCGAATCCGGCCTGCACGACCGTACTGCGCGCATGCTGGCTCAGCGCAGCTGCAATGCACTGCTGGTTCTGGCCACCGTCGAGTCCATTGCACGCGAGGGGTTTCCCGTGCCTGCCAGCACCTTGACCCTGTGGTGCAGCGAAAACCAAGGGCAGGGAACTCTGCCCGCCTGGGGTGCTGCCCGACGTTGCAGCATGGAATTGCAGGAAGTAGCCGCCCCGAGCGCGGATGCCGGCCTGCAATCCATCGCTCGCGCACTAACCGTCGCACCAATGCTTCCGCGCGCTCCGTCGCTGCGGCGCGACGCCCAACTGCGGACGCTGCGCCGGCACCGGGATACCGGTGGGCCAGCGGTATTCGCGATCATGCGCAACGAATCCTGCCTGCTGCCGCATTTCCTCGACCATTACCGCGCACTGGGCGTGGAGGATTTCCACATCCTCGACGACAACTCCAGCGACGGTACCCGCGAGTTCCTGCTCGAACAACCCGACTGCACTGTCTGGGCCACGCCTGCCGGCTTCAGCGAGATGCTGGCCAACGGCGAGAAATTGCTCCACCACGTACGCAATGCGATCCCCGCCACATTGGGCACCGATCGTTGGGTGGTGGGCGTCGACGCGGATGAATTCCTGCTGTTGCCTTCGCGCTTCGACGGACTGCTGGGCGCCCACGGCCTGCTTGCGCACCTGGACCGTCAGGGCTGGCCGTGCATGCTGGCCGAGATGGTGGAACTCTATCCACGCCGGCTGTGTGACGCTTTCCATGTCCCACTGGACGCCCCGCCGCTGCAGGCCCCGCTCTGGTTCGACCAGGACCCGACCTTCGAACGCCGCGATGATGGGCGACCGAAAAAACGCGCCGCCGGGATTCGCTGGCGCTTGCAGCAAATGCTGCTTGAACGGCATCCAACCCGGCATCGCGCCATATACGAAGGCCAGAATTACGCATTGCCGGCATTGTGGAAGACGCCGCTCGCCAAGACGGGCAATGGCGTGGTTTACCTGAACGCCCACAGCTGTAACCGGACCCCGCCGTCATCAATGCAACTGGCTTTGGCGCACCTGAAATACGGCCCCGATCTCAGGCCTCGCGTGCGCGATTCCCTGGCGACCAAGTCCCACTTCATGGGCAGCATCGAGTACCGCCTGCTGGACGCGGCATTGGAACTGCTCGCCGATGAGGACCTCCTGTGCGAAAAAAGCCGGGTTTACGAGGGAGGAGCCTCGCTGGAACGGGCCGGCATGATGTTCGTGAAAAACTGA
- a CDS encoding helix-turn-helix domain-containing protein, with protein sequence MISSTQMRAARALLGIDQKQLAEMAGVSVPTIQRMESSHGNVRGVVATLTKIIDALDAAGLELIGNENPSQGRGRGVRLKEPQ encoded by the coding sequence ATGATCAGTTCGACCCAGATGCGCGCCGCCCGCGCCCTGCTCGGCATCGACCAGAAGCAGCTCGCGGAGATGGCGGGCGTGTCGGTGCCCACCATCCAGCGCATGGAAAGCAGCCACGGCAACGTGCGCGGCGTGGTCGCCACCCTGACCAAGATCATCGACGCACTGGACGCGGCCGGCCTGGAACTCATCGGCAACGAGAACCCTAGCCAGGGACGCGGCCGCGGGGTGCGACTGAAGGAACCGCAGTAA
- a CDS encoding STAS domain-containing protein codes for MEVSSGVDQAGDDEQRARLPKGVEVYQISGPLFFGTANRLDNLLDQFRAPPKVFILRMRLVPVLDASGVHALKKLADRCQRKGIALVISGLQEQPNRVLARMQTHADPGHMHLAPDFEHALKLAERLTRLPAPAPAQ; via the coding sequence ATGGAAGTGAGCTCGGGCGTGGACCAGGCCGGTGATGACGAGCAACGCGCCCGCCTGCCGAAAGGCGTCGAGGTCTACCAGATCAGCGGACCGCTGTTCTTCGGCACGGCGAACCGGCTGGACAACCTGCTGGACCAGTTCCGGGCGCCGCCGAAGGTGTTCATCCTGCGCATGCGCCTGGTCCCTGTCCTGGACGCAAGTGGCGTGCACGCGCTGAAGAAGCTGGCAGACCGCTGCCAGCGCAAGGGCATCGCGCTGGTCATCTCCGGCCTGCAGGAGCAGCCGAATCGCGTGCTTGCGCGGATGCAGACGCATGCCGATCCCGGCCACATGCACCTCGCGCCCGACTTCGAGCACGCCCTGAAGCTGGCGGAGCGCCTCACCCGCCTGCCTGCGCCGGCTCCGGCACAATAG
- the thiD gene encoding bifunctional hydroxymethylpyrimidine kinase/phosphomethylpyrimidine kinase yields the protein MQDNRPYSALTIAGSDSGGGAGLQADLKTFAAHRVHGLTAVAALTAQHTRGVTAVHVPDVGFLRAQLDACFDDFDIGAVKIGMLATAEVIGCVADALEAHRPPHVVLDPVMVATSGAKLLADDALHALRRRLLPLASIVTPNIPEAELLTGQAIANADDAVAAIAALRAMGARAVLLKGGHLDEGETVIDRYDDGVVDAEFIHDRLALEGHGTGCTLASSIAANLCRGMSMPAAVEAATDYIERALRGGYRPGRGDVVVLDHFGAAAR from the coding sequence ATGCAGGACAACCGCCCGTACAGCGCGCTGACCATCGCCGGTTCCGATTCCGGTGGTGGCGCCGGCCTCCAGGCCGACCTCAAGACCTTCGCCGCGCATCGCGTGCATGGCCTCACGGCGGTCGCCGCGCTGACCGCGCAGCACACCCGCGGCGTGACCGCCGTGCACGTGCCGGATGTCGGCTTCCTGCGTGCGCAGCTCGACGCGTGTTTCGATGACTTCGATATCGGCGCGGTGAAGATCGGGATGCTCGCCACTGCCGAAGTGATCGGCTGCGTCGCTGACGCGCTGGAAGCTCATCGACCACCGCACGTGGTGCTGGACCCGGTGATGGTCGCCACCAGCGGCGCGAAGTTGCTGGCCGATGACGCGCTGCACGCGCTGCGCAGGCGACTGCTGCCACTGGCCAGCATCGTCACGCCGAATATCCCGGAAGCGGAACTACTGACCGGACAGGCCATCGCGAATGCCGACGACGCGGTCGCCGCCATCGCTGCGCTGCGCGCGATGGGCGCGAGGGCCGTGCTGCTGAAAGGCGGCCATCTCGATGAAGGCGAGACCGTGATCGACCGCTACGACGATGGTGTGGTCGACGCGGAGTTCATCCACGACAGGCTCGCGCTGGAAGGCCACGGCACCGGCTGCACGCTTGCCTCCTCGATCGCCGCCAACCTGTGCCGGGGCATGTCGATGCCTGCTGCGGTGGAAGCTGCCACCGACTACATCGAACGCGCGCTGCGTGGCGGCTACCGGCCGGGTCGCGGCGACGTGGTGGTGCTCGATCACTTCGGCGCGGCGGCGCGCTGA
- a CDS encoding alpha/beta hydrolase family protein, which translates to MQALELPVETGDGHRCELIARIPDAPRGRVLWLAGMGMPARHYLPFADALAARGMAVFLHEWRGIGSSNLRASRGNDWGYRELLADLTASQAMADAHAPGLRRIVGGHSLGGQMSCCQLGLHPDSADALWLVASGAPYWREFAAPKRWGLLPAYQFMRWLAARNGFMPGRRIGFGGNEARSVIADWARIAISGHYAAPGVDVDLEAGMARFTGELRALTYDKDWLAPPVSTAFLTGKLPNAKLTAGHFDAAAAGTVADHYAWIKTPDATADWLLR; encoded by the coding sequence ATGCAGGCGCTTGAACTGCCGGTGGAGACCGGCGATGGCCATCGTTGCGAATTGATCGCGCGCATCCCCGACGCGCCACGCGGGCGTGTGCTGTGGCTGGCCGGCATGGGCATGCCCGCGCGCCATTACCTGCCGTTCGCGGATGCATTGGCTGCACGCGGGATGGCCGTATTCCTGCACGAATGGCGCGGGATCGGTTCCAGCAACCTGCGCGCCTCGCGGGGGAACGACTGGGGTTATCGCGAATTGCTCGCCGACCTCACCGCCAGCCAGGCGATGGCGGATGCGCATGCGCCCGGCCTCCGTCGCATCGTCGGTGGCCACAGTCTCGGCGGGCAGATGTCGTGCTGCCAGTTGGGCCTGCATCCGGACAGCGCGGATGCGTTGTGGCTGGTCGCCAGCGGTGCGCCGTACTGGCGCGAGTTCGCCGCACCGAAGCGCTGGGGCCTGCTGCCCGCCTATCAGTTCATGCGCTGGCTGGCCGCACGCAATGGCTTCATGCCGGGTCGACGGATCGGCTTTGGCGGCAACGAGGCGCGCAGCGTGATCGCCGATTGGGCACGCATCGCGATCAGTGGCCATTACGCCGCGCCCGGTGTCGATGTGGACCTCGAAGCCGGCATGGCGCGCTTCACCGGCGAGCTGCGCGCGCTGACCTACGATAAAGACTGGCTGGCACCGCCGGTATCGACGGCCTTCCTCACCGGCAAATTGCCGAATGCGAAGCTGACCGCAGGGCATTTCGATGCTGCGGCGGCCGGCACCGTGGCTGACCATTACGCGTGGATCAAGACCCCCGACGCAACGGCCGACTGGCTGCTGCGCTGA
- the fabB gene encoding beta-ketoacyl-ACP synthase I, which yields MRRVVVTGMGIASCLGNDLETVSSALRASRPGIRFLPDHAEHGLRSQVGGAVDLDLDAVIDRKLKRFMSDAAAYSYVSLRDAIKDAGLDESQTSDPRTGLIAGSGGGSSRWQVETADLLRDRGVRKVGPYMVPRTMCSTVSANLATAFKIKGLSYSLSAACATSAHCIGAAADLIHHGAQDIMFAGGGEDLDWTMSVMFDAMGALSTSFNETPATASRPYDTNRDGFVIAGGGGMLVLEDYEHAKARGAHIHAELIGYGVTSDGADMVAPSGEGAVRCMRMAMAGIDRPIDYLNTHGTSTPLGDITELNAVREVFGDAVPPLSSTKALSGHSLGAASVHEAIYSLLMLRDGFIAGSANIETLDPRCEGFPIVRESRDAELDTVMSNSFGFGGTNAAVVFARI from the coding sequence ATGCGCCGCGTGGTGGTGACCGGCATGGGCATCGCGTCCTGCCTGGGCAATGATCTCGAAACGGTGTCGTCGGCGCTGCGCGCCAGCCGGCCGGGCATCCGCTTCCTCCCCGACCACGCCGAGCACGGATTGCGCAGTCAGGTCGGCGGTGCCGTCGACCTCGACCTCGATGCGGTGATCGATCGCAAGCTCAAGCGTTTCATGAGCGATGCCGCCGCATACAGTTACGTGTCGCTGCGCGACGCGATCAAAGATGCCGGCCTCGACGAGTCGCAAACCAGCGATCCGCGCACCGGCCTGATCGCCGGTTCCGGTGGCGGATCCAGTCGCTGGCAGGTGGAAACCGCCGACTTGCTGCGCGATCGCGGCGTGCGCAAGGTCGGTCCGTACATGGTGCCGCGGACGATGTGTTCGACGGTCTCGGCCAACCTCGCCACTGCGTTCAAGATCAAGGGTCTCAGCTATTCGCTGTCCGCTGCCTGCGCGACCTCCGCGCACTGCATCGGCGCGGCCGCCGACCTGATCCACCACGGTGCGCAGGACATCATGTTCGCCGGTGGCGGCGAAGACCTGGACTGGACCATGAGCGTGATGTTCGACGCGATGGGTGCCTTGTCCACCAGCTTCAACGAGACGCCGGCCACGGCATCGCGTCCCTACGACACCAACCGCGACGGTTTCGTCATCGCCGGCGGCGGCGGCATGCTGGTGCTGGAAGACTACGAACACGCGAAGGCACGCGGCGCGCATATCCACGCCGAGCTGATCGGCTACGGCGTGACCAGCGACGGTGCCGACATGGTCGCGCCGAGCGGTGAGGGCGCGGTGCGTTGCATGCGCATGGCGATGGCAGGCATCGACCGTCCGATCGATTACCTGAACACCCACGGCACCTCGACCCCGCTCGGCGACATCACCGAATTGAACGCGGTGCGCGAAGTATTCGGCGATGCGGTGCCGCCGCTGTCGTCGACCAAGGCGCTGTCCGGCCATTCCCTGGGCGCGGCCAGCGTGCACGAGGCGATCTACAGCCTGCTGATGCTGCGCGACGGCTTCATCGCCGGTTCGGCGAACATCGAGACGCTCGATCCGCGTTGCGAGGGCTTTCCGATCGTGCGCGAAAGCCGCGATGCGGAATTGGACACGGTGATGTCGAACAGCTTCGGCTTCGGCGGCACCAATGCCGCAGTGGTGTTCGCGCGGATATGA
- the zwf gene encoding glucose-6-phosphate dehydrogenase has protein sequence MTHAAPASLLTIFGATGDLARRMLLPSLYSLQAEQLLPANLRILGTARSELDREGFANLVSASIADRIAAAERNDAALRGLLDRLDYAAASVDDDASMAALASKVQALRDGDVLYHMSTAPKFYGPACQSLAAHGAAGAGTRVMLEKPIGKDLASAIAINDSVAMAFDEERIYRVDHYLGKEGVQNLIALRFGNALFEPLWNARHIEQVQITVGETVGVEGRGDYYDDSGALRDMLQNHLLQLLCLVAMEPPAKFDPTAVRNEKIKVLRSLRPIGREQVAHESVAGQYTAGASDGVAVPGYADELGRSSRTETFVALRAHVDNWRWSGVPFYLRTGKRLPSRSTEIYIQFRKVPYSIFGGRTASDMQPNGLLIRLQPEERIELDLMAKTPGLDRSGLRLSQVGLDLDFHEEFANARKRIAYERLYLDAIEGNGTLFVRRDETEAAWQWVDAIADGWRAAGITPRPYPAGTWGPGAAVSLTERHGHGWRE, from the coding sequence GTGACGCATGCCGCGCCCGCTTCGCTACTGACCATCTTCGGCGCCACCGGCGACCTCGCGCGGCGCATGCTGCTGCCCTCGCTGTACAGCCTGCAGGCCGAGCAGCTGTTGCCGGCGAACCTGCGCATCCTGGGTACCGCGCGCAGCGAACTCGACCGCGAAGGCTTCGCCAACCTCGTCTCGGCCAGCATCGCCGACCGCATTGCCGCAGCGGAACGCAACGATGCCGCGCTGCGCGGTTTGCTGGATCGACTCGACTATGCCGCGGCAAGCGTCGACGACGATGCCTCGATGGCCGCGCTGGCGTCGAAGGTGCAAGCGCTGCGCGACGGCGACGTGCTGTATCACATGAGTACCGCGCCGAAATTCTACGGTCCCGCCTGCCAGTCCCTTGCTGCGCACGGTGCTGCCGGTGCCGGCACTCGCGTGATGCTGGAGAAGCCGATCGGCAAGGACCTCGCTTCTGCCATCGCGATAAATGACAGCGTTGCCATGGCCTTCGACGAGGAGCGGATTTACCGCGTCGATCACTACCTGGGCAAGGAAGGCGTGCAGAACCTGATCGCCTTGCGCTTCGGCAATGCATTGTTCGAACCGCTGTGGAATGCGCGGCATATCGAGCAGGTGCAGATCACCGTCGGCGAGACCGTCGGCGTCGAAGGGCGTGGCGATTACTACGACGATTCCGGTGCGCTGCGCGACATGCTGCAGAACCATCTGCTGCAACTGCTGTGCCTGGTGGCGATGGAGCCGCCGGCCAAGTTCGACCCGACCGCGGTGCGCAACGAGAAGATCAAGGTGCTGCGCTCGCTGCGCCCGATCGGTCGCGAACAGGTCGCGCACGAATCGGTCGCCGGGCAGTACACCGCGGGTGCCAGCGACGGCGTCGCGGTCCCCGGCTACGCGGACGAACTGGGTCGCAGCAGCCGCACCGAAACCTTCGTCGCCCTGCGCGCGCACGTGGACAACTGGCGTTGGTCCGGCGTGCCGTTCTACCTGCGCACCGGCAAGCGGCTGCCCTCGCGCAGCACCGAGATCTACATCCAGTTCCGCAAGGTGCCGTATTCGATCTTCGGTGGCCGTACCGCCAGCGACATGCAGCCCAACGGCTTGTTGATTCGCCTGCAGCCGGAAGAGCGCATCGAACTCGACCTGATGGCGAAGACACCGGGGCTCGACCGCAGTGGCCTGCGCTTGTCGCAGGTCGGCCTGGACCTGGACTTCCACGAGGAGTTCGCCAACGCGCGCAAGCGCATCGCCTACGAACGCCTGTACCTGGATGCGATCGAAGGCAACGGCACCCTGTTCGTGCGCCGCGACGAAACCGAAGCCGCGTGGCAATGGGTCGATGCGATCGCCGATGGCTGGCGCGCGGCGGGGATCACGCCAAGGCCGTACCCGGCCGGCACCTGGGGTCCGGGCGCGGCGGTCTCGCTGACCGAACGCCACGGCCACGGCTGGCGGGAATAA
- the pgl gene encoding 6-phosphogluconolactonase has protein sequence MPWIEHDHADVAALVSHVTEAFVDACRTAIHARGQAWLALAGGRTPLPVYAQLAAANLGGVVSAIPTDERCVPHDHPACNLRALREAFAADANIVPNALTREDGDVDASLAQSRALLAVNPQPFDAVLLGMGADGHFASLFPGAENLAEGLATASGIDAIATLPDPLPPEAPFARISLTLPRLLHARDIHLVVTGADKRVVLRQAQADPDCAFPVTTLLHAPGRHVHIHWSP, from the coding sequence ATGCCGTGGATCGAACACGACCATGCCGATGTCGCTGCGCTCGTCTCGCACGTGACCGAGGCGTTCGTCGATGCCTGCCGCACCGCCATCCACGCACGCGGGCAGGCCTGGTTGGCGCTCGCGGGCGGACGCACGCCGTTGCCGGTGTACGCGCAACTCGCCGCTGCGAATCTGGGTGGCGTGGTCAGTGCGATCCCCACCGACGAACGCTGCGTGCCGCACGACCACCCGGCCTGCAACCTGCGCGCGCTGCGCGAGGCATTCGCCGCCGATGCCAACATCGTCCCGAATGCACTCACCCGTGAGGATGGCGATGTCGATGCCTCGCTTGCGCAATCGCGCGCATTGCTCGCGGTGAATCCGCAACCGTTCGATGCGGTGCTGCTGGGCATGGGCGCGGATGGCCATTTCGCCTCGCTGTTTCCCGGCGCGGAAAACCTGGCCGAGGGGCTTGCGACGGCATCCGGCATCGACGCCATCGCCACCCTGCCCGACCCGCTGCCGCCGGAAGCGCCGTTCGCGCGGATCAGCCTGACCCTGCCGCGACTGCTGCATGCGCGCGACATCCATCTGGTCGTCACCGGTGCCGACAAGCGCGTGGTGTTGCGACAGGCACAAGCAGATCCCGATTGCGCCTTCCCGGTGACCACGCTGTTGCATGCGCCCGGTCGCCACGTCCACATCCACTGGAGTCCTTGA
- the edd gene encoding phosphogluconate dehydratase, with product MPLLPAIERVTSRIADRSRRLRGDYLARMDAAREAGPARRELSCGNLAHGFAASGVDKPMLREGAGGNIGIITSYNDMLSAHQPMEHYPTLIRMAARNAGGSAQVAGGVPAMCDGVTQGRTGMELSLFSRDAIAMATAISLSHDMFDAVLCLGVCDKIVPGLLIGALSYGHLPVIFIPAGPMPSGIPNKQKAEVRQRYALGQASRDELLEAEAASYHSPGTCTFYGTANSNQMLMEVMGLHMPGSAFVPPNTPLRDALTVAATEQSLRITALGNDYRPLARTIDEKAIVNAMVGLAATGGSTNHALHLVAMARAAGVLIDWTDLDELSQATPLLARVYPNGSADVNHFEAAGGLGLVINELLDAGLLHGDVACVHGGDLRQQAMQPWLDDLTLRWRNAPATSLDDNVVRGVAAPFDSEGGLRCLQGNLGRAVVKISAVAPELRRIEAPARIFESQDALLAAFKAGQLDKRDGFAGDFVAVVRGQGPRANGMPELHKLTPTLAALQDRGQRVALLTDGRMSGASGKVLAAIHVTPEAADAGPLSKLREGDIVRIDGDAGTMEALVDADTWAAREAVRPALADNHIGHGRELFAMMRKQVGSAEQGACALFLDEDEGRP from the coding sequence ATGCCCCTGCTTCCCGCCATCGAGCGTGTCACCTCGCGCATCGCCGACCGCAGCCGGCGCCTGCGTGGCGACTACCTGGCGCGGATGGACGCGGCGCGCGAGGCCGGCCCGGCGCGGCGCGAACTGTCCTGCGGCAACCTGGCGCATGGCTTCGCCGCATCGGGCGTGGACAAGCCGATGTTGCGCGAAGGTGCCGGCGGCAACATCGGCATCATCACGTCGTACAACGACATGCTCAGCGCGCATCAGCCGATGGAGCACTACCCCACGCTGATCCGCATGGCCGCGCGCAATGCCGGCGGCAGCGCGCAGGTCGCGGGCGGCGTGCCGGCGATGTGCGACGGCGTCACCCAGGGCCGCACCGGCATGGAGCTGTCGCTGTTCTCGCGCGACGCCATCGCCATGGCCACCGCAATCTCGCTGTCGCACGACATGTTCGATGCGGTGCTGTGCCTGGGCGTGTGCGACAAGATCGTGCCCGGCCTGCTGATCGGCGCGTTGAGCTACGGGCATTTGCCGGTCATCTTCATCCCTGCCGGACCGATGCCGTCCGGAATCCCCAACAAGCAGAAGGCCGAGGTTCGCCAGCGTTACGCATTGGGCCAGGCAAGTCGTGACGAGTTGCTCGAAGCCGAAGCGGCGTCGTATCACTCGCCCGGCACCTGCACGTTCTACGGCACCGCCAATTCCAACCAGATGCTGATGGAAGTGATGGGCCTGCACATGCCGGGCAGCGCCTTCGTCCCGCCGAACACGCCGCTGCGCGATGCGCTGACCGTGGCCGCCACGGAACAGTCGCTGCGCATCACCGCGCTCGGCAACGATTACCGACCGCTGGCGCGCACCATCGACGAGAAAGCCATCGTCAACGCAATGGTCGGGTTGGCCGCCACCGGCGGCTCCACCAATCACGCGCTGCATCTCGTCGCGATGGCGCGCGCGGCCGGCGTGCTGATCGACTGGACCGATCTCGACGAACTCTCGCAGGCCACGCCGCTGCTGGCGCGCGTGTATCCGAACGGATCCGCCGACGTGAATCATTTCGAGGCCGCCGGCGGCCTGGGCCTGGTGATCAACGAGCTGCTGGATGCCGGCCTGCTGCATGGCGATGTCGCCTGCGTGCACGGCGGCGACTTGCGCCAGCAGGCGATGCAACCGTGGCTCGACGACCTGACCTTGCGTTGGCGCAACGCGCCGGCCACGTCGTTGGACGACAACGTGGTGCGTGGCGTGGCCGCGCCGTTCGACAGCGAAGGCGGCCTGCGCTGCCTGCAGGGCAACCTCGGCCGCGCGGTGGTCAAGATTTCCGCGGTCGCCCCCGAATTGCGCCGCATCGAAGCACCGGCACGCATCTTCGAATCGCAGGACGCATTACTGGCCGCGTTCAAGGCCGGACAACTCGACAAGCGCGATGGCTTCGCGGGGGATTTCGTCGCAGTCGTGCGCGGCCAGGGCCCGCGCGCGAACGGCATGCCCGAATTGCACAAGCTCACCCCGACGCTGGCCGCCTTGCAGGATCGCGGCCAACGCGTCGCCCTGCTCACCGACGGCCGCATGTCCGGTGCGTCGGGCAAGGTGCTGGCGGCGATCCACGTCACTCCGGAAGCCGCCGATGCCGGCCCGCTGTCGAAACTGCGCGAGGGCGACATCGTCCGCATCGATGGCGACGCCGGCACGATGGAAGCATTGGTCGATGCCGACACCTGGGCCGCACGCGAGGCCGTGCGCCCTGCACTGGCCGACAACCACATCGGCCATGGCCGCGAGTTGTTCGCGATGATGCGCAAGCAGGTCGGCTCCGCCGAACAGGGCGCATGCGCGCTGTTCCTCGACGAGGACGAGGGCAGGCCATGA
- the glk gene encoding glucokinase gives MSENSLALVGHIGGTNARFALTDLSSPTIELLESKSLPNADFASMQHAIEHYLSGVSARPARAALAVACPVGSDEIRLTNRAWSFSRSELQRTLGLDELRMLNDFGAVAWAIPALQPEHLVTLHGPSAGSSGQAPSPLRGPISVLGPGTGLGVALIVGSHEHGWHAVETEGGHVGFSPVGDEERAISAWLTAQHGRTSTERLLCGKGLSEIDVVLRGASAVLPGPSLLPGETSLLKPALREPAEIVAAALEGHDQAARRTLARFCSVLGSVAGDCALIHGARTVVIAGGIIPRFIPFLRASAFRERFLAKGRMAALLESVPIHVITHPHPGLLGAATALRAKEF, from the coding sequence ATGAGCGAAAACTCGCTCGCGCTGGTCGGTCACATCGGTGGTACCAATGCGCGATTCGCGCTGACCGACCTGTCGTCGCCGACCATCGAATTGCTGGAATCGAAGTCGCTGCCGAATGCGGACTTCGCAAGCATGCAGCACGCGATCGAGCACTACCTGTCCGGCGTCAGCGCCAGGCCGGCGCGGGCCGCGCTGGCGGTCGCCTGCCCGGTCGGCAGCGACGAGATCCGTCTGACCAATCGCGCCTGGTCGTTCAGCCGCAGCGAATTGCAGCGCACGCTGGGGCTCGACGAATTGCGCATGCTCAACGACTTCGGGGCGGTCGCTTGGGCGATCCCGGCGCTGCAGCCGGAACACCTGGTGACCCTGCATGGCCCTTCGGCAGGCTCATCAGGGCAGGCTCCATCGCCGCTGCGCGGCCCGATCAGCGTGCTCGGCCCGGGCACTGGCCTGGGCGTTGCCCTGATCGTCGGCTCGCACGAGCACGGCTGGCATGCGGTCGAAACCGAAGGCGGCCATGTCGGGTTCTCGCCGGTCGGCGACGAGGAACGCGCGATCTCCGCCTGGCTCACCGCACAGCACGGCCGCACCTCGACCGAACGCCTGCTGTGCGGCAAGGGATTGTCCGAAATCGATGTGGTCCTGCGCGGTGCCAGCGCGGTGCTGCCGGGACCGTCGCTGCTTCCGGGTGAAACATCACTGCTCAAGCCGGCACTGCGCGAACCTGCGGAGATCGTCGCCGCCGCGCTGGAAGGACATGATCAGGCCGCGCGGCGCACACTCGCACGGTTCTGCTCGGTGTTGGGCAGCGTGGCCGGCGACTGCGCGCTCATCCACGGTGCGCGCACGGTGGTGATCGCCGGCGGCATCATCCCGCGCTTCATCCCGTTCCTGCGCGCCAGCGCGTTCCGCGAGCGTTTCCTGGCCAAGGGCCGCATGGCCGCGCTGCTGGAATCGGTGCCGATCCACGTCATCACCCATCCCCATCCCGGCCTGCTCGGTGCCGCCACCGCACTGCGCGCCAAGGAGTTCTGA